In Gopherus flavomarginatus isolate rGopFla2 chromosome 1, rGopFla2.mat.asm, whole genome shotgun sequence, a single genomic region encodes these proteins:
- the MGAT3 gene encoding beta-1,4-mannosyl-glycoprotein 4-beta-N-acetylglucosaminyltransferase produces the protein MKMRRHKLFLTLCMGGLCLISVLHFLKALSYVTFPRELASLSPNLVYSFFWNNAPVTPQVSPEPGGPEFLRTPLYSHSPLLQPLPPSRASEELHKAEFILQEDTSEYFVHTKAGGVCFKLGTRMLEKPPAGRTDEREDGAASGHPARKPLSTRGTKRRKWVECMCLPGWHGPSCGVPTVVQYSNLPTKDRLTPREVPRRVINAININHEFDLLEARFHELGDVVDAFVVCESNFTAYGEARPLKFREMLLNGSFDYIRHKVLYVFLDHFPPGGRQDGWIADDYLRTFLTRDGISRLRNLLPDDVFIIDDADEIPARDGVLFLKLYDGWTEPFAFHMRKSLYGFFWKQPGTLEVVSGCTVGMLRAVYATDGIRLRRREYYTMPGFRQYENSTGHILVQWSLGSPLHFAGWHCSWCFTPEGIYFKLVSAQNGDFPRWGDYEDKRDLNYIRELIRTGGWFDGTTQEYPPADPKEQMYAPKYLLKNYQRFHYLLENPYRRAKGAG, from the coding sequence ATGAAGATGAGACGCCACAAGCTCTTTCTGACTCTGTGCATGGGTGGTCTCTGCCTCATCTCTGTCTTGCACTTCCTCAAGGCCCTCTCTTACGTCACCTTCCCCCGGGAGCTGGCTTCGCTTAGTCCCAATCTCGTCTACAGCTTCTTCTGGAACAATGCACCTGTCACGCCACAGGTCAGCCCTGAGCCAGGAGGGCCGGAGTTTCTCCGCACGCCACTGTACTCCCattcacccctgctccagcccctgccgcCCAGCAGGGCCAGCGAGGAGCTGCACAAAGCTGAGTTTATACTGCAGGAAGACACGTCAGAATATTTTGTCCATACCAAAGCTGGCGGCGTCTGCTTCAAGCTGGGCACCAGGATGTTGGAGAAGCCACCAGCGGGCCGGACGGACGAGAGAGAAGATGGTGCTGCTTCAGGGCACCCAGCTCGCAAGCCACTGAGCACCAGAGGCACAAAGCGGCGCAAGTGGGTGGAGTGCATGTGCCTGCCTGGCTGGCATGGCCCTAGCTGTGGGGTGCCCACTGTGGTCCAGTACTCAAACCTGCCCACCAAGGATCGGCTGACACCACGTGAGGTACCCCGGCGGGTCATCAATGCCATCAACATCAACCACGAGTTCGACCTCCTTGAAGCCCGTTTCCATGAACTGGGTGATGTAGTGGACGCCTTCGTGGTCTGCGAGTCGAACTTCACGGCCTATGGCGAGGCACGCCCACTAAAGTTCCGTGAGATGCTCCTCAATGGCTCCTTCGACTACATCCGCCACAAGGTGCTCTACGTCTTCCTGGACCACTTCCCTCCTGGTGGGCGCCAGGACGGCTGGATCGCCGATGACTACCTGCGCACCTTCCTGACGCGGGACGGCATCTCCCGTCTACGCAACCTGCTCCCGGATGACGTCTTCATCATTGACGATGCGGACGAGATCCCGGCCCGCGACGGCGTGCTGTTCCTCAAGCTCTACGATGGCTGGACCGAGCCTTTCGCTTTCCACATGCGCAAGTCCCTCTATGGCTTCTTCTGGAAGCAGCCCGGCACTCTAGAGGTGGTTTCTGGCTGCACAGTGGGGATGCTGCGTGCCGTCTACGCCACGGATGGGATCCGCCTCCGCCGCAGAGAGTACTACACTATGCCCGGCTTCCGGCAGTACGAGAACAGCACGGGCCACATTCTAGTGCAGTGGTCGCTGGGCAGCCCCCTCCATTTTGCTGGCTGGCACTGCTCCTGGTGCTTCACACCAGAGGGTATCTACTTCAAACTGGTGTCAGCCCAGAATGGGGATTTCCCCCGCTGGGGTGACTACGAGGACAAGCGAGACCTCAACTATATCCGGGAACTGATCCGGACTGGTGGCTGGTTCGACGGCACCACCCAGGAGTACCCCCCTGCTGACCCCAAGGAACAAATGTATGCCCCAAAGTACCTGCTAAAGAACTACCAGCGGTTCCACTACCTGCTGGAGAATCCCTACCGACGGGCGAaaggggctgggtga